In the Chlorobium limicola DSM 245 genome, one interval contains:
- the radC gene encoding RadC family protein codes for MRIHDLDPENRPRERLLLYGASSLSPAELLAIILRSGSKNLNIIDTCHEIIAAYGLERLADLQLSELQKIRGIGPAKAMQISAIFELNKRIHFRKNNNRKILSARDVSEYMAGRIPDETKEHLFVLHLNTKNRVIRHDIVSVGTLNASLIHPREVFKSAIRESAHAIILVHNHPSGDVEPSNADRQVTEILKKAGAILQIELLDHVIVGKENWFSFREHSLL; via the coding sequence ATGCGCATTCATGATCTCGACCCTGAAAACAGGCCAAGGGAACGACTGCTGCTCTATGGCGCCTCATCACTCAGCCCGGCGGAACTTCTGGCAATCATCCTCCGTTCAGGTTCAAAAAATCTGAACATCATCGATACCTGTCACGAAATCATCGCAGCTTACGGACTTGAACGACTCGCCGACCTTCAGCTTTCGGAACTGCAGAAAATCAGAGGAATAGGCCCGGCAAAAGCAATGCAGATCTCTGCTATTTTCGAACTGAACAAACGGATTCATTTCCGAAAAAACAATAACAGAAAAATTCTGTCGGCCAGAGATGTGTCCGAATACATGGCGGGACGAATACCGGATGAAACAAAGGAACACCTTTTTGTTCTGCATCTCAATACCAAAAACAGGGTGATCCGTCACGACATCGTATCGGTAGGAACCCTGAACGCATCACTTATCCATCCGAGAGAGGTTTTTAAATCAGCTATCAGAGAGAGCGCTCACGCAATTATTCTCGTACACAACCACCCTTCGGGGGATGTGGAACCGAGTAACGCTGACCGGCAGGTAACTGAAATTCTCAAAAAGGCAGGAGCGATACTGCAGATAGAACTGCTCGATCATGTAATTGTAGGAAAAGAAAACTGGTTCAGTTTTCGTGAACACTCGCTTCTCTGA
- a CDS encoding cold-shock protein has protein sequence MERSKVKWFDGKKGYGFIVNPNGGEDVFVHFSAIVSEQTFKVLNQDADVEFVLEKTQKGYQAKNVRELNADTGTEVPQSGPSVAG, from the coding sequence ATGGAAAGAAGTAAAGTTAAATGGTTTGACGGCAAGAAAGGCTATGGCTTTATTGTGAATCCGAATGGCGGCGAAGATGTTTTCGTCCATTTTTCCGCTATTGTTTCGGAGCAAACCTTTAAAGTCCTTAACCAGGATGCCGATGTTGAGTTCGTGCTTGAAAAAACCCAGAAAGGTTATCAGGCAAAAAATGTCCGGGAACTCAACGCAGACACCGGTACGGAAGTTCCTCAATCAGGACCGTCTGTTGCCGGTTAA
- a CDS encoding SDR family oxidoreductase, with protein sequence MRHIILITGAGKGIGKAIALEFARYAERNPSFEPVLVLASRTPGDLEATAAECRNSGAETDCITTDIADAANALHLGETVVERYGTVDCLVNNAGVGRFKPFAELTEEDFDYTVATNLKGTFFLTQKLFPVMEKQKKGHIFFVTSIAAEKAFKTSSIYCMTKFAQKGLLEALRLYARECNVRITNVMPGAVYTPMWGEVPEEMQAMMMMPEDIAAAVSGAYFLPQRTSVEELVIRPVGGDINE encoded by the coding sequence ATGAGACATATCATCCTTATCACCGGCGCCGGCAAAGGTATCGGAAAAGCAATCGCCCTTGAATTTGCCCGATACGCCGAGCGAAACCCATCATTCGAGCCGGTACTGGTACTCGCATCGAGAACCCCCGGAGATCTTGAAGCGACTGCAGCCGAGTGCCGGAACTCAGGAGCGGAAACCGATTGTATAACAACGGACATCGCCGATGCCGCAAATGCCCTGCATCTGGGTGAAACGGTCGTTGAGAGGTACGGAACTGTCGATTGTCTGGTCAACAATGCAGGCGTAGGGCGTTTCAAACCCTTCGCCGAGCTCACCGAAGAGGATTTTGACTACACCGTCGCAACCAACCTCAAAGGCACCTTTTTTCTCACCCAGAAACTTTTCCCTGTTATGGAAAAGCAGAAAAAAGGACATATTTTTTTCGTCACCTCCATAGCAGCCGAAAAAGCCTTCAAGACATCCTCCATCTACTGCATGACGAAATTTGCACAAAAAGGGTTGCTCGAAGCGCTCCGCCTCTACGCCAGAGAGTGCAATGTCCGTATCACCAACGTCATGCCGGGAGCGGTTTATACCCCCATGTGGGGAGAAGTACCCGAAGAAATGCAGGCGATGATGATGATGCCTGAAGACATTGCCGCCGCTGTTTCAGGAGCCTATTTTCTGCCGCAAAGAACATCGGTGGAGGAACTTGTCATACGTCCGGTCGGAGGAGATATCAATGAATGA
- a CDS encoding GatB/YqeY domain-containing protein has protein sequence MGLKDKIDADLKASLKSGNKDRLNTIRSIRAALLEKEVSIRVGGTASLSEEQETEVLVSLAKKRRDAIEQFTAGNRPDLAETEQTELRVIEEYLPEPVSDEVIVETIRNIIAKTGASSMKDMGRVMGEAMKALKGKADGGKVQQVVKSLLPA, from the coding sequence ATGGGTTTAAAGGATAAAATAGACGCCGATCTGAAAGCATCCCTGAAAAGCGGAAATAAAGACCGCCTCAACACCATCCGCTCCATTCGCGCAGCACTGCTTGAAAAAGAGGTCTCAATCCGGGTAGGCGGAACGGCATCGCTCTCCGAAGAACAGGAAACCGAAGTACTGGTCAGCCTTGCAAAAAAACGACGTGACGCCATCGAGCAGTTTACCGCAGGAAACCGTCCAGATCTTGCCGAAACGGAGCAGACCGAGCTGAGAGTCATCGAAGAATACCTGCCGGAACCCGTCTCCGATGAAGTGATCGTCGAAACCATCCGGAACATTATCGCTAAAACGGGTGCCTCATCCATGAAAGATATGGGCCGGGTTATGGGAGAAGCCATGAAAGCCCTCAAAGGCAAAGCCGACGGAGGAAAAGTTCAGCAGGTCGTCAAATCGCTGCTTCCGGCATAA
- the serS gene encoding serine--tRNA ligase, with protein sequence MLDITYIRQNQDDVTAMLRNRLLESEIPRVAELLGLDRQRRELVQQADDMKALRNRVSRDIADMKKSGSGPADELIGKMKSVAENIAASDTSLKNLESAIEEILLTLPNRLHNSVPVGKSAEENVILKEQGGFDYPLDFPLKNHTELGKSLGILDFERGAKVGGAGFPVYTGKGARLERSLINFMLDTHTSGHGYTEIFPPFLVNRESLRGTGQWPKFADQVYTIEEDGLYAIPTAEVPVTNLHRGEMLDAADLPIAYAAYSACFRREAGSYGKDTRGFLRVHQFNKVEMVRFTRPEVSYEALEEIRQHAEAILLALKIPYRVLLLCSGDISANATKCYDIEVWSPAEDKYLEASSCSNFEDYQARRMNIRYRPDGKSRPEFVHTLNGSGLATSRLMVSLLEHNQTPEGKVIVPEVLRPYTGFDIIG encoded by the coding sequence ATGCTTGATATTACCTATATCCGCCAGAATCAGGACGACGTCACTGCCATGCTCAGGAACCGGTTGCTTGAAAGCGAAATACCAAGGGTTGCCGAGCTGCTCGGGCTTGACAGGCAGCGCCGGGAACTGGTACAGCAGGCCGACGATATGAAAGCCCTGCGCAACAGGGTCTCCCGCGACATAGCCGACATGAAAAAATCCGGGAGCGGCCCTGCCGATGAGCTTATCGGAAAAATGAAATCGGTCGCCGAAAATATTGCTGCAAGCGACACGTCCCTCAAAAACCTTGAATCTGCAATCGAGGAGATCCTGCTGACGCTTCCCAACAGACTGCACAACTCCGTACCCGTCGGCAAAAGCGCGGAAGAGAACGTTATCCTTAAAGAACAGGGGGGATTTGACTATCCGCTTGACTTTCCTCTGAAAAATCATACCGAGCTCGGAAAATCACTCGGCATCCTCGACTTCGAACGGGGAGCCAAAGTCGGTGGCGCAGGATTTCCTGTCTATACCGGTAAAGGAGCGAGACTGGAACGTTCGCTCATCAATTTCATGCTCGACACGCACACCTCCGGTCACGGCTATACCGAAATCTTTCCGCCGTTCCTTGTCAACCGCGAATCGCTCAGGGGTACAGGGCAGTGGCCTAAATTTGCCGACCAGGTCTATACCATCGAGGAAGACGGACTCTACGCCATTCCGACCGCCGAAGTACCCGTAACCAACCTGCATCGCGGAGAAATGCTCGATGCGGCAGACCTTCCTATAGCCTATGCCGCATACTCGGCATGTTTCAGAAGAGAGGCCGGCAGCTATGGAAAGGACACCAGAGGATTTCTGAGGGTTCACCAGTTCAACAAGGTTGAAATGGTCCGCTTTACCCGACCTGAAGTTTCATACGAGGCTCTCGAAGAGATCCGGCAGCACGCCGAGGCTATTCTTCTGGCGCTGAAAATACCATACAGGGTGCTGCTGCTCTGCAGCGGCGATATCAGTGCAAACGCGACCAAATGTTACGACATAGAGGTCTGGTCGCCTGCCGAAGACAAATATCTCGAAGCATCGAGCTGTTCCAACTTCGAGGACTACCAGGCCCGTCGCATGAACATCCGCTACCGACCCGACGGCAAATCCCGGCCGGAATTCGTGCACACCCTCAACGGCTCCGGGCTTGCCACCTCACGCCTCATGGTCTCGCTGCTCGAACACAACCAGACCCCTGAAGGCAAGGTTATCGTTCCCGAAGTACTCAGACCCTACACCGGATTCGACATCATCGGCTGA
- the metX gene encoding homoserine O-acetyltransferase MetX: MRDYRELISEKTRYFVSQKPFATESGGVLPELRIAYRTWGKPDQEKSNVILICHALTGSADADVWWDGMFAEGGAFDEAKDFIICCNVLGSCYGTTGPLSLNPLTGRHYGPDFPRITIRDMVHAQRLLLDEFGIDRIRLVVGASLGGMQVLEWGFLYPKMVQAMMPMGVSGRHSSWCIAQSEAQRQAIYADRDWNGGWYAADCPPASGLAAARMMAMCSYRSFENFQSRFGRDVQDDGLFRVESYLHYQGRKLVDRFDANTYVTLTKAMDMHDLSRGRGVYEEVLGSLQIPVEILSIISDVLYPKEEQEELGRLMQHSRVIYLDEPYGHDAFLIDVEKVGRMVREFKDERAVKAHSAA, translated from the coding sequence ATGAGGGATTACAGGGAGCTCATTTCAGAGAAGACTCGATATTTTGTATCGCAGAAACCGTTTGCAACAGAGTCTGGCGGCGTGCTGCCCGAACTGCGTATCGCTTACAGAACATGGGGAAAACCTGATCAGGAGAAGAGTAACGTTATTCTGATCTGCCATGCGTTGACTGGTTCGGCCGATGCCGATGTATGGTGGGACGGCATGTTCGCCGAAGGGGGTGCGTTCGATGAGGCGAAAGATTTCATTATCTGCTGCAATGTGCTTGGAAGCTGTTACGGCACAACCGGTCCGCTGTCGCTGAATCCGCTGACAGGCCGACATTACGGGCCTGATTTTCCCCGAATCACCATCCGCGACATGGTGCATGCCCAGAGGCTGCTGCTTGACGAATTCGGTATCGATCGCATTCGTCTTGTGGTCGGCGCTTCACTCGGCGGCATGCAGGTGCTCGAGTGGGGATTCCTTTACCCGAAAATGGTGCAGGCCATGATGCCGATGGGGGTTTCCGGGCGACATTCGTCATGGTGCATTGCCCAGAGTGAGGCTCAGCGTCAGGCTATCTATGCCGATCGCGACTGGAACGGCGGCTGGTATGCGGCAGATTGTCCGCCGGCTTCGGGTCTGGCGGCTGCGAGGATGATGGCCATGTGCAGCTACCGGAGTTTCGAGAATTTCCAGTCCCGTTTCGGGCGTGATGTTCAGGATGACGGGTTGTTCCGGGTGGAGAGCTATCTGCACTATCAGGGGCGGAAGCTGGTTGACCGGTTTGATGCCAACACCTATGTGACCCTGACGAAAGCCATGGATATGCATGATCTTTCGAGGGGAAGAGGCGTGTATGAAGAGGTTCTCGGCTCATTGCAGATACCGGTGGAAATTCTCTCCATCATCAGTGATGTGCTCTATCCGAAAGAGGAGCAGGAGGAGCTCGGACGGCTCATGCAGCATTCACGGGTGATCTATCTCGACGAACCTTACGGCCATGACGCTTTTCTTATCGATGTCGAAAAGGTAGGCCGGATGGTCAGGGAGTTCAAGGATGAACGGGCAGTCAAGGCGCACAGCGCAGCCTGA
- a CDS encoding O-acetylhomoserine aminocarboxypropyltransferase/cysteine synthase family protein: protein MSNLQTPYRFETLQVHAGQQPDPTTKSRAVPIYQTTSYTFDSAAHGADLFALREFGNIYTRLMNPTTDVFEQRVAALEGGKAALAVASGHSAQFIALTSLCQAGDTIVSSSYLYGGTYNQFKVAFGRLGITVKFVDGNDPSAFREAVDDRTKALYLESIGNPAFHVPDFEAIAAVAGEHGIPLVVDNTFGCCGYLCRPLQHGASIVVESATKWIGGHGTSMGGVIVDGGTFDWGNGKFPMLSEPSEGYHGLKFRETFGDLAFIIKARVEGLRDFGPVISPFNSFMLLQGLETLSLRVQRHADNTLELARWLAAHPSVAWVNYPGLEEHPTHRQALRYLTNGFGCVLTFGIKGGYEETVRFIESVRLASHLANVGDAKTLVIHPASTTHQQLSPEEQSAAGVSLDMVRVSVGIEHIDDIKADFEQAFATLN from the coding sequence ATGAGCAATTTACAGACTCCATACCGGTTTGAAACGCTGCAGGTTCATGCCGGCCAGCAGCCGGACCCGACGACGAAGTCGCGCGCGGTGCCTATTTATCAGACCACATCCTATACCTTCGACAGTGCGGCTCACGGAGCCGATCTTTTTGCCCTGAGGGAGTTCGGCAATATCTATACCCGTCTGATGAACCCGACAACCGACGTTTTCGAACAGCGGGTGGCTGCCCTCGAGGGGGGCAAGGCGGCTCTTGCAGTGGCGAGCGGGCATTCGGCGCAGTTCATAGCCCTGACGAGTCTCTGCCAGGCAGGCGATACTATCGTTTCTTCAAGCTACCTTTACGGTGGTACCTATAACCAGTTCAAGGTCGCTTTCGGACGTCTCGGCATTACGGTGAAGTTTGTCGACGGCAATGATCCGTCGGCATTCCGTGAGGCCGTGGATGATCGTACCAAGGCCCTCTACCTTGAATCGATCGGCAATCCGGCTTTCCATGTTCCTGATTTCGAGGCGATTGCCGCCGTTGCGGGAGAGCATGGTATTCCGCTGGTGGTGGACAATACGTTCGGCTGCTGCGGTTATCTCTGCCGTCCGCTGCAGCATGGGGCTTCGATTGTGGTGGAGTCTGCCACCAAGTGGATCGGCGGCCACGGGACCTCGATGGGCGGGGTGATCGTCGATGGAGGCACCTTCGACTGGGGAAACGGCAAGTTTCCTATGCTGAGCGAACCTTCGGAGGGGTATCATGGTCTGAAATTTCGAGAAACGTTCGGCGATCTTGCCTTTATCATCAAGGCAAGGGTTGAGGGACTTCGCGATTTCGGTCCGGTGATCAGCCCGTTCAATTCGTTCATGCTGCTGCAGGGGCTTGAGACGCTCTCCCTTCGTGTACAGCGCCATGCCGACAATACCCTTGAGCTCGCCCGGTGGCTTGCCGCGCATCCTTCGGTAGCCTGGGTGAACTATCCGGGGCTCGAGGAGCACCCGACGCATCGCCAGGCGTTGCGATATCTGACGAACGGGTTCGGGTGCGTACTGACGTTCGGGATAAAAGGGGGGTATGAGGAGACGGTCCGCTTTATCGAAAGCGTTCGCCTGGCAAGCCACCTTGCCAATGTGGGCGACGCGAAAACCCTTGTCATCCATCCGGCTTCGACTACCCATCAGCAGCTCAGTCCGGAAGAGCAGTCGGCTGCGGGGGTATCGCTCGATATGGTGCGGGTATCGGTCGGTATCGAGCATATCGATGATATAAAGGCGGATTTTGAACAGGCATTTGCAACATTGAACTGA
- the rsmB gene encoding 16S rRNA (cytosine(967)-C(5))-methyltransferase RsmB yields the protein MTKKESMTSRELALKVLQNIESGEKKSGTALHEQLSHTSLNQNDRALATELVNGVLRRRLTLDTFIGRYYHHRYEKAAPVLKNILRIGAYQLIYLDRIPHWAAVNESVSLARRYKGEHMAKLVNAVLRNITPETISADLDPSGKMKEIQRLSITASHPEWLLERWIARYGKERAEAILAYNNRTPLTGFRINPLKTTPQEFLATENSKTARIGKSGLENFFLSTEFSCYESAIKQGLLTVQNPTQGLACLLCDPQPGSTLLDLCAAPGGKSTFCGELMQNTGNITAVDLYSQKLQKLSEHAGELGITIISTAEADARTYLPEQPPAVILLDAPCSGTGVLARRAELRWKLTSETITELALLQVELLDHAASLLAENGTLLYATCSIEPKENEQQIEAFLIRHPEFMRDPASGALPEPFASKAVPNGTLLTLPGEHEGFDGGFAQRLKKTAP from the coding sequence ATGACGAAAAAAGAATCCATGACATCCAGAGAACTTGCCCTGAAAGTCCTCCAGAACATTGAAAGCGGAGAAAAAAAATCGGGAACTGCCCTGCACGAACAGCTTTCGCACACATCGCTCAACCAGAATGACCGTGCACTCGCAACGGAACTCGTCAACGGCGTCCTGCGCCGCCGCCTGACTCTCGACACCTTCATCGGCAGATACTACCATCACCGCTATGAAAAAGCCGCTCCTGTACTGAAAAACATTCTTCGGATCGGAGCCTACCAGCTGATCTATCTCGACCGTATTCCCCACTGGGCAGCAGTCAACGAATCAGTCTCACTGGCACGCAGATACAAAGGAGAGCACATGGCAAAACTGGTCAATGCCGTCCTCAGAAACATCACTCCCGAAACCATATCGGCTGACCTCGACCCTTCAGGAAAAATGAAGGAAATCCAGCGTCTTTCAATCACCGCCTCTCATCCCGAATGGCTGCTGGAACGATGGATCGCAAGATATGGAAAAGAACGCGCCGAAGCCATCCTCGCATACAACAACCGCACGCCGCTCACCGGCTTCAGAATCAATCCCCTGAAAACGACCCCTCAGGAATTTCTCGCGACCGAAAACTCGAAAACCGCCCGGATCGGAAAAAGCGGACTTGAGAACTTCTTCCTCTCAACGGAGTTCTCCTGTTATGAATCCGCCATCAAACAGGGCCTGCTCACCGTACAGAACCCGACGCAGGGCCTTGCCTGCCTGCTCTGCGATCCGCAGCCCGGAAGCACCCTCCTCGACCTCTGCGCTGCACCCGGAGGCAAATCCACATTCTGCGGCGAACTCATGCAAAACACGGGAAACATAACCGCCGTTGACCTTTACAGCCAGAAACTGCAGAAACTATCCGAACACGCAGGCGAACTCGGCATCACCATCATCTCGACCGCCGAAGCCGATGCCCGTACATATTTGCCCGAACAACCTCCTGCGGTCATTCTGCTCGATGCACCCTGCAGCGGCACCGGCGTCCTTGCAAGACGAGCCGAACTGCGCTGGAAACTCACGTCTGAAACAATAACGGAACTCGCACTCCTGCAGGTCGAACTGCTCGACCATGCCGCATCGCTGCTTGCCGAAAACGGTACGCTTCTCTACGCCACCTGCTCCATAGAACCCAAAGAGAACGAGCAGCAGATAGAAGCATTTCTCATCCGTCACCCGGAATTCATGCGGGACCCGGCCAGCGGTGCCCTTCCCGAACCCTTCGCATCGAAAGCCGTGCCGAACGGAACCCTCCTGACGCTGCCGGGCGAACACGAAGGCTTTGACGGAGGCTTTGCCCAACGGTTGAAAAAAACCGCTCCATGA
- the xerD gene encoding site-specific tyrosine recombinase XerD: MHDLAEPYRRTLENFLNHLSVERNFSVNTRESYRNDLKRYLLFMQDENKAIGAVETADIRKFISELHATGLEASTLGRNISAIRSLHKFLLIERTLETNPAETIQQPKLAKNLPDVLSLSEVMSLLEAPLQQNPPGKFLLRDKAILEFLYAAGVRVSELTALQQQHLYFDAGFVRILGKGSKERLVPVGNAAIEAITQYQNQLRIGMVTKESEDCLFLNARGKKLSRMAVYLMVREYAALAGIRKNISPHTLRHTFATHLLEGGADLRAVQEMLGHSSILATQIYTHIDRSFIREVHKTFHPRA, encoded by the coding sequence ATGCACGATCTCGCCGAACCCTACAGGAGAACGCTCGAAAACTTCCTGAATCACCTCTCGGTAGAGAGAAACTTCTCTGTAAATACCCGCGAATCATACAGAAACGACCTGAAGCGATATCTGCTCTTCATGCAGGACGAAAACAAAGCGATCGGCGCCGTCGAAACTGCGGATATCCGAAAATTTATCTCGGAACTGCATGCGACCGGGCTCGAAGCAAGCACTCTGGGCAGAAACATCTCCGCAATCCGTTCGCTGCACAAATTTCTCCTGATCGAACGAACGCTTGAAACCAATCCTGCCGAAACCATACAGCAGCCGAAACTGGCAAAAAACCTTCCTGACGTGCTCAGCCTGAGCGAAGTCATGAGTCTGCTCGAAGCCCCCCTGCAGCAGAACCCGCCAGGCAAATTCCTGCTGCGCGACAAAGCCATTCTTGAATTCCTTTATGCCGCTGGAGTCCGTGTCAGTGAACTGACCGCCCTGCAGCAGCAACACCTCTACTTCGATGCCGGATTTGTAAGAATATTGGGAAAAGGATCGAAAGAGAGACTCGTACCGGTAGGAAATGCCGCCATAGAGGCGATAACGCAATATCAGAATCAGTTGCGAATCGGAATGGTCACAAAAGAGTCGGAGGACTGCCTTTTTCTCAATGCAAGAGGGAAAAAACTCTCGAGAATGGCCGTCTATCTTATGGTGAGAGAGTATGCCGCTCTTGCCGGAATCCGAAAAAACATCAGCCCGCACACCCTCCGGCACACCTTTGCCACCCATCTGCTCGAAGGAGGAGCAGACCTCCGTGCCGTTCAGGAAATGCTCGGCCACAGCTCCATTCTTGCAACCCAGATCTACACCCACATCGACCGCTCATTCATCAGGGAAGTACACAAAACATTCCATCCGAGAGCGTAA
- a CDS encoding tetratricopeptide repeat protein, with protein MNMLSRLFFPVIVALVSVFFFGTAEAGSPKKMVKQGEAYYALGRFNEAVAEFNLAIAEDSRYQQAYYARGKAFYEQQKFREAIADYDKAIELKNDCARAFYHRGLAWEALQEYTRAAADYDSAIAVRHEYEKALFARGALRYKLDDRSGALDDMKRAAALGSTKASEWLSEQGTR; from the coding sequence ATGAATATGTTGTCCAGGTTGTTTTTTCCCGTAATTGTTGCCCTTGTATCTGTTTTTTTCTTCGGGACGGCCGAAGCCGGTTCGCCGAAGAAAATGGTGAAGCAGGGTGAGGCATATTATGCCCTTGGACGTTTCAATGAGGCTGTGGCGGAGTTCAATCTTGCCATAGCAGAGGACAGCAGGTATCAGCAGGCTTATTATGCAAGGGGCAAGGCGTTCTATGAACAGCAGAAGTTTCGCGAGGCGATTGCTGATTACGACAAGGCTATTGAGCTGAAAAATGATTGTGCGAGAGCGTTTTATCATCGCGGGCTTGCCTGGGAGGCTCTGCAGGAGTACACCAGGGCTGCGGCCGATTACGACAGCGCAATTGCCGTTCGTCATGAGTACGAAAAGGCGTTGTTTGCGCGGGGAGCACTCAGGTATAAGCTCGATGACCGGAGCGGGGCGCTCGACGATATGAAAAGAGCGGCAGCTTTGGGCAGTACAAAGGCTTCGGAGTGGCTGTCGGAACAGGGTACACGCTGA